In a single window of the Debaryomyces hansenii CBS767 chromosome A complete sequence genome:
- a CDS encoding DEHA2A07854p (similar to uniprot|P53538 Saccharomyces cerevisiae YNL222W SSU72 Transcription/RNA-processing factor that associates with TFIIB and cleavage/polyadenylation factor Pta1p), translating to MVSDSLKICTVCAANNNRSMESHKQLKDAGYNVRSFGTGSAVRLPGPSVDKPNVYEFGTPYDDIYRDLTSQEYHKMYESNGLIRMINRNRHIKRAPEKWHNNASAGKFDLVITCEERCFDLVLDDLMVRLVNKDQADTEIKQAVHIINIDIKDDYENAVIGGKGILKLVNMIHEFRNTNKQRRLDHDFDDESDTILEDQMMKLLAKWQQEHTHLPTLYSVAYY from the coding sequence ATGGTATCTGATAGTCTTAAGATATGTACTGTATGTGcagctaataataatagatcTATGGAATCACATAAACAACTAAAAGATGCTGGTTATAATGTTAGGTCATTTGGTACTGGTTCAGCAGTAAGGTTACCAGGACCTCTGGTAGACAAGCCAAATGTATATGAATTCGGCACCCCCTACGACGATATCTATCGTGATTTGACAAGTCAAGAATATCATAAAATGTATGAATCAAATGGGCTCATTCGCATGATTAATAGAAATAGACATATAAAAAGGGCTCCGGAAAAGTGGCACAACAACGCATCTGCCGGTAAGTTTGATTTAGTAATAACGTGTGAAGAGAGGTGTTTTGATCTCGTTCTTGATGACCTTATGGTTAGACTTGTGAATAAGGATCAAGCTGACACCGAAATCAAACAAGCTgttcatattattaatattgatatcaaaGATGACTACGAGAATGCGGTTATAGGAGGCAAGGGTATTTTGAAACTAGTGAATATGATCCATGAATTCAGGAATACAAATAAACAGAGAAGACTTGATCATGATTTTGACGATGAATCAGATACTATTTTAGAAGATCAAATGATGAAACTTTTGGCCAAATGGCAGCAAGAGCATACCCATTTACCTACTTTATATAGTGTTGCATATTATTAA
- a CDS encoding DEHA2A07876p (similar to uniprot|P41812 Saccharomyces cerevisiae YNL221C POP1 Subunit of both RNase MRP) codes for MPPKPNISNKKAKLYNSRSIRAELTDPSFNEGKLSVPDFLSSRNFEIKSFELSQLNSKYASSTRCFQSLPRKLRRRTASHNVKRIPKRLRNRALREMQNSINGLPPKKKHLRGRELYRLKMSKRLLKLASRIKSLRSIPSEDIQNKPLKLRQKLKILDEQIKSLCKNTAKPTLNNKMGSYDNTGINAFASKPRGNLKYAKRQNNFVWIPTHVWHAKRFHMIKKWGYQIPLEPTQKCFKSTNRASRNETIIYDTSYYDCLIVETVNSAEANTFLNIITKLKGDIPKKILSGHKCYDDWLFKDGKRIGMGLVFSVEDLNKILIRVHPSLYDEFFEYVKSLLKVSETGNNVFDCRYSLGSIELNGPKSVNSLSKVLHLNSSDPITKNWFELAKLNDPNSVPNGTTFSFNIKDPRFFKSPTNVPYNTDVVNFNDLIVRLSQERTIDIDTLDVLLDNGKRNNTYCDQLSTKEISREFQKDKVVQKMHEFPVLITKLKSSNNWTLICPWYWTLPIWLKLNQIHHISTGGIKQLHQINFEHCRASYPIDFQFLKEGYLENKFKSTIAEAQYAKKPKSKRPKYEISEGIISPFGCDWDFLQKMIFASSLSNNSTLCTKNQFGNFDENLIRKVESVNDVIALVKQCQSNDQIPIELYDKHNPQHIKFINKSSFEHMDEFPKVPVLQINLQIQGRGSIQDNSRIYRIPSETRNQYLRGTFDHCPPPTDLIGFVTSGSYNLNLGFASGIGCIVASHKDELVLVRNVGSSLTRLAKWSII; via the coding sequence ATGCCTCCGAAGCCAAATATAAGTAACAAGAAGGCTAAGCTATATAATAGTCGATCTATCAGAGCCGAGCTTACAGATCCGAGCTTTAATGAGGGTAAATTATCAGTTCCTGACTTCTTATCCTCAAGAAACTTCGAAATAAAATCCTTTGAATTATCACAATTAAACTCGAAATATGCATCCTCAACAAGATGTTTTCAAAGTCTCCCGAGAAaattaagaagaagaactgCATCTCACAATGTTAAGCGTATTCCTAAGCGATTAAGAAACAGGGCATTAAGAGAAATgcaaaattcaattaatgGATTACCACCCAAAAAGAAGCATTTACGTGGAAGGGAATTATACAGATTGAAAATGTCCAAAAGATTACTAAAGTTAGCATCAAGAATTAAATCCTTAAGATCGATTCCATCTGaagatattcaaaataaaccGTTAAAGTTACgtcaaaaattgaaaattttggatGAACAAATAAAGCTGCTTTGCAAGAATACAGCTAAACCAactttaaataataaaatggGGTCGTACGATAATACGGGAATAAATGCATTTGCCTCTAAACCAAGAGGAAACTTAAAATATGCAAAGAGACAAAACAACTTTGTTTGGATTCCTACCCACGTATGGCACGCAAAGAGGTTTCATATGATTAAGAAATGGGGTTATCAAATACCCCTTGAACCAACTCAGAAATGTTTTAAATCTACTAATAGGGCTTCAAGAAATGAAACGATAATATATGATACCTCGTACTATGACTGCTTAATCGTGGAAACTGTCAACAGTGCGGAAGCTAACACctttttgaatatcattACAAAACTAAAGGGGGATATACctaaaaaaatattaagcGGCCATAAATGTTATGATGATTGGTTATTTAAGGATGGGAAGAGAATTGGGATGGGCTTAGTCTTTTCTGTCGAAGatttaaacaaaatattaattcgAGTTCATCCGTCGTTGtatgatgaattttttgaatatgtCAAATCATTGTTGAAAGTATCTGAAACGGGCAATAATGTTTTTGATTGTCGGTACTCATTAGGTAGTATAGAGCTTAATGGCCCCAAATCCGTTAATTCTTTAAGTAAAGTACTTCATTTAAACTCTTCAGATCCAATTACTAAAAACTGGTTTGAGTTAGCAAAGTTAAATGACCCCAATTCTGTACCTAATGGAACAACCTTTAGttttaatattaaagacccaagatttttcaaatctcCCACGAATGTACCTTATAATACTGACGTTGTCAATTTTAACGATTTAATTGTTCGCTTATCTCAAGAAAGAACAATTGATATAGATACCCTCGACGTACTATTGGATAATGGTAAGAGAAATAATACCTACTGCGACCAACTCTCGACAAAGGAGATAAGCCGTGAATTTCAAAAGGACAAAGTTGTCCAGAAAATGCACGAATTTCCTGTTTTAATCACcaaattgaaatcatcaaataacTGGACTCTTATATGCCCGTGGTATTGGACATTGCCAATCTGGCTAAAACTAAATCAGATCCATCATATAAGTACGGGTGGAATAAAACAATTACATCAAATAAACTTTGAACATTGCAGAGCCCTGTATCCGattgattttcaatttttgaaggAAGGATATTTAGAAAACAAGTTCAAAAGCACAATCGCCGAAGCACAATATGCGAAAAAGCCAAAATCCAAAAGACcaaaatatgaaatatcTGAAGGCATTATTAGTCCATTTGGATGTGATTGGGATTTCTTGCAGAAGATGATATTTGCATCAAGCCTTAGTAATAACAGTACATTATGTACCAAAAACcaatttggaaattttgatgaaaatctTATCAGGAAGGTTGAATCTGTTAACGATGTTATCGCTCTTGTTAAACAATGTCAATCTAATGACCAAATTCCGATAGAGTTGTATGATAAGCACAATCCACAACATATTAAGTTCATCAACAAGTCTCTGTTCGAACATATGGACGAATTCCCAAAAGTGCCTGTTTTACAGATAAACTTACAGATTCAAGGGAGAGGCAGTATTCAAGATAATTCAAGAATCTACAGAATTCCTTCCGAAACCAGAAACCAATACCTAAGAGGTACGTTCGACCATTGCCCACCGCCTACAGATCTAATTGGATTTGTGACAAGTGGTTCCTACAATTTAAACCTAGGATTCGCATCAGGAATTGGATGTATAGTAGCAAGTCATAAGGATGAGCTTGTATTGGTTAGAAATGTTGGATCATCCTTGACAAGGTTAGCAAAGTGGTCTATTATATAA
- a CDS encoding DEHA2A07920p (similar to CA2885|IPF7204 Candida albicans IPF7204), whose translation MQFSKVLIPAALAAYVSASNVTVTTDVVVTDYTTYCPEPTSVVVNNKTITVSEATTLTITGPCTIPTTYTTSNAETSAPSVTSVENGAGKAVVGAAAGVAAIAAALF comes from the coding sequence ATGCAATTCTCAAAAGTTTTAATCCCAGCTGCTTTAGCTGCTTACGTTTCCGCTTCTAACGTCACTGTTACCACTGATGTTGTTGTCACTGACTACACCACCTACTGTCCAGAACCAACTTCTGTTGTTGTTAACAACAAGACTATCACCGTTTCTGAAGCCACCACTTTAACCATCACTGGTCCATGTACCATCCCAACCACCTACACTACCAGCAATGCTGAAACCAGTGCTCCATCTGTCACTTCTGTTGAAAACGGTGCTGGTAAGGCTGTTGTCGGTGCTGCTGCTGGTGTTGCTGCTATCGCTGCTGCTCTCTTCTAA